A genomic window from Gossypium hirsutum isolate 1008001.06 chromosome D12, Gossypium_hirsutum_v2.1, whole genome shotgun sequence includes:
- the LOC107946104 gene encoding uncharacterized protein At5g23160 isoform X2: protein MAEPLNPTHQNHSWFLGCFGFPMNKKSHPKPIQKKTRSLWQMFRLSPTKSITKTLPVNNADKAKVDHAKTKTKTSKPIKKKLPDSTKSSSKPHIPSRQNSKADQRLASTNQITWAAPGSLSEPTRSRSLPDSVVTKAKPKPKKTQTVLSHTVSLPVLEGSQRVGNNGIHAPPVNSKDLRLDNIELGMSVIVVTLIIMLVWGRLCAILCTSAWLYFCPRFRTRVNGNGSSSSGGGGVESTQNLNDSYLNSKEYKKKVVLEGLLHRNNRITL from the exons ATGGCCGAACCCCTGAACCCCACCCATCAAAACCACAGTTGGTTTCTCGGTTGTTTTGGGTTCCCCATGAACAAAAAGTCCCACCCAAAACCCATCCAAAAGAAGACCCGTTCGCTATGGCAAATGTTTCGCTTAAGCCCCACCAAGTCCATCACTAAAACCCTGCCTGTAAATAACGCAGACAAGGCCAAGGTTGATCATGCAAAGACGAAGACCAAGACATCAAAGCCGATAAAGAAGAAATTACCGGATAGCACAAAGTCCTCCTCTAAACCTCATATACCTTCACGTCAAAACTCCAAAGCTGACCAGCGACTGGCCTCCACAAATCAAATT ACATGGGCGGCGCCGGGGTCACTGTCGGAACCAACAAGGTCAAGAAGCCTACCGGATTCGGTGGTCACCAAGGCCAAACCCAAACCTAAAAAAACACAAACCGTGTTGTCCCATACGGTTTCGTTACCGGTCCTAGAAGGGAGTCAACGGGTTGGGAATAATGGGATTCATGCTCCTCCGGTCAACTCAAAGGATCTCCGACTGGACAATATCGAATTGGGTATGTCGGTTATCGTGGTAACCTTGATAATAATGTTAGTTTGGGGTCGATTATGTGCCATTCTTTGTACGTCGGCATGGTTGTACTTTTGCCCTCGTTTTCGAACCAGAGTGAATGGTAATGGAAGTAGTAgtagtggtggtggtggtgttgAAAGCACCCAGAATTTGAATGATTCATATTTGAACTCCAAGGAGTACAAGAAGAAGGTGGTGCTGGAAGGCTTGCTCCACAGGAATAACCGGATTACCTTATGA
- the LOC107946104 gene encoding uncharacterized protein At5g23160 isoform X1 encodes MAEPLNPTHQNHSWFLGCFGFPMNKKSHPKPIQKKTRSLWQMFRLSPTKSITKTLPVNNADKAKVDHAKTKTKTSKPIKKKLPDSTKSSSKPHIPSRQNSKADQRLASTNQIVRETTKETWAAPGSLSEPTRSRSLPDSVVTKAKPKPKKTQTVLSHTVSLPVLEGSQRVGNNGIHAPPVNSKDLRLDNIELGMSVIVVTLIIMLVWGRLCAILCTSAWLYFCPRFRTRVNGNGSSSSGGGGVESTQNLNDSYLNSKEYKKKVVLEGLLHRNNRITL; translated from the exons ATGGCCGAACCCCTGAACCCCACCCATCAAAACCACAGTTGGTTTCTCGGTTGTTTTGGGTTCCCCATGAACAAAAAGTCCCACCCAAAACCCATCCAAAAGAAGACCCGTTCGCTATGGCAAATGTTTCGCTTAAGCCCCACCAAGTCCATCACTAAAACCCTGCCTGTAAATAACGCAGACAAGGCCAAGGTTGATCATGCAAAGACGAAGACCAAGACATCAAAGCCGATAAAGAAGAAATTACCGGATAGCACAAAGTCCTCCTCTAAACCTCATATACCTTCACGTCAAAACTCCAAAGCTGACCAGCGACTGGCCTCCACAAATCAAATTGTAAGAGAAACAACTAAAGAG ACATGGGCGGCGCCGGGGTCACTGTCGGAACCAACAAGGTCAAGAAGCCTACCGGATTCGGTGGTCACCAAGGCCAAACCCAAACCTAAAAAAACACAAACCGTGTTGTCCCATACGGTTTCGTTACCGGTCCTAGAAGGGAGTCAACGGGTTGGGAATAATGGGATTCATGCTCCTCCGGTCAACTCAAAGGATCTCCGACTGGACAATATCGAATTGGGTATGTCGGTTATCGTGGTAACCTTGATAATAATGTTAGTTTGGGGTCGATTATGTGCCATTCTTTGTACGTCGGCATGGTTGTACTTTTGCCCTCGTTTTCGAACCAGAGTGAATGGTAATGGAAGTAGTAgtagtggtggtggtggtgttgAAAGCACCCAGAATTTGAATGATTCATATTTGAACTCCAAGGAGTACAAGAAGAAGGTGGTGCTGGAAGGCTTGCTCCACAGGAATAACCGGATTACCTTATGA